A region of Myxococcaceae bacterium DNA encodes the following proteins:
- the lexA gene encoding repressor LexA has product MSDLTEKQKRALKVIEEFWEEKSLSPSIQDVATRLGIIRPTAYQHLKALKRKGFLKNSDRIGRSWQLTQNIGSIFKVPLLGRVAAGTPLLANENIEDYVMVSNSNQSSQCFALRIAGHSMMEGGILDRDIVIVRQQSSANDGDIVVALVDSDSATVKKFKRFTSQIGLMPMNQNYDPMILDPERVSILGKVIEVRRTIH; this is encoded by the coding sequence ATGAGCGATTTAACCGAAAAGCAAAAGCGAGCCTTGAAGGTGATTGAGGAATTTTGGGAGGAAAAGTCGCTGTCTCCTTCCATTCAGGATGTTGCGACACGCTTAGGGATCATTCGCCCTACGGCGTATCAGCACCTCAAGGCGTTGAAGCGTAAGGGATTTTTGAAGAACAGCGATAGGATTGGCCGTAGCTGGCAATTGACCCAAAATATCGGCTCCATCTTCAAGGTTCCATTGCTCGGCCGTGTCGCAGCTGGAACACCTTTGCTGGCCAATGAAAATATTGAAGATTACGTCATGGTATCGAATTCGAACCAATCTTCTCAGTGCTTTGCTCTGCGCATCGCGGGTCACAGCATGATGGAGGGAGGAATTTTAGATCGAGATATTGTGATTGTTCGGCAACAAAGCTCTGCCAACGATGGCGATATTGTGGTCGCGCTCGTGGATAGCGATTCCGCAACGGTGAAAAAGTTCAAACGCTTTACCAGCCAAATCGGCCTCATGCCGATGAATCAAAATTACGATCCGATGATCCTTGATCCTGAACGGGTTTCCATTTTGGGGAAAGTGATTGAGGTTCGGAGAACAATTCATTGA